From Alteribacter keqinensis, one genomic window encodes:
- a CDS encoding SulP family inorganic anion transporter: protein MREWLPILGVLKSYDLRQDLRGDLNAGLIVAIMLVPQGMAYAMLAGLPPVMGLYAATVPILIYALFGTSRQLAVGPVAMVSLLVFSGVSGFAEPGSQEYISLVLLLALMVGGIQLAMGVLRLGVVTKFISHGVISGFTSAAAIIIGFSQMKHLVGIDLESSKNVFLIVGEISARAGEIHLPTLGIGVGSILVLIFMKRRVKKIPGPLAVVVLGMLAVVLLNLHNNGVAIIRDVPAGLPGLTIPALDPSLILALLPTAITISIIGFVESYAMANVIASKEKYRVHANGELKGLGLSNIGAAFFSGFPVTGGFSRSAVNYDAGARTPVASIITAALIVIVLLFFTSWFYYLPQAVLAAIILVAVYKLIDVKEAVHLWKVKRIDGVTLALTFAATLILGIEWGIAAGIAFSLFVFIYQSSKPHIAELGYVDDLGLYRNVSRFDKARTFAKTLILRIDSPLYFANMEFIKEYLHDQMVRKADLKHVILDFSGVNDVDAIALDELEEWIRSERENHQVETTLVNVKGPVRDLLAKAGWVNKFGPGIQYPSIDQALTGLQVNQQ from the coding sequence GCTGGCGGGGCTTCCGCCGGTGATGGGGCTTTATGCGGCCACAGTGCCGATTTTGATTTATGCGTTGTTCGGGACGTCGCGCCAGCTTGCGGTCGGGCCGGTGGCGATGGTGTCGCTCCTGGTGTTTTCCGGTGTATCGGGATTTGCGGAGCCTGGGAGCCAGGAGTACATTTCACTTGTCCTTCTCCTTGCACTCATGGTTGGTGGGATTCAGCTGGCCATGGGCGTTTTGCGCCTTGGTGTCGTGACGAAGTTTATTTCTCACGGTGTGATATCAGGTTTTACGAGTGCGGCTGCTATTATTATCGGTTTTAGTCAAATGAAGCACCTGGTAGGGATCGACCTTGAGAGTTCAAAGAACGTCTTTCTCATCGTGGGGGAAATAAGTGCGAGAGCCGGTGAGATTCACTTGCCGACATTGGGAATCGGTGTGGGAAGTATCCTCGTCCTTATTTTCATGAAAAGGAGGGTGAAGAAAATACCGGGACCGCTTGCTGTTGTGGTACTGGGTATGCTTGCTGTTGTTTTGTTGAACCTTCATAACAACGGCGTGGCGATTATCAGAGACGTGCCTGCAGGACTGCCTGGACTGACGATTCCGGCGCTTGATCCGTCGCTGATTCTGGCTTTACTTCCGACGGCGATTACGATTTCCATCATCGGATTTGTGGAATCCTATGCTATGGCGAATGTGATTGCTTCTAAAGAGAAGTACCGTGTTCACGCGAACGGTGAGCTGAAAGGACTCGGGCTTTCCAACATCGGTGCGGCCTTTTTCTCCGGCTTTCCGGTAACGGGGGGATTTTCCCGGTCGGCGGTGAACTACGACGCCGGTGCCCGGACACCAGTGGCATCGATTATTACGGCGGCTTTGATTGTGATTGTGCTGCTCTTTTTCACGTCTTGGTTTTATTATCTGCCTCAGGCGGTGCTGGCTGCGATCATTCTCGTTGCGGTTTACAAGCTTATTGATGTGAAAGAAGCGGTTCACCTTTGGAAAGTGAAGCGGATTGACGGGGTCACTCTGGCCCTTACGTTTGCCGCGACGCTTATCCTTGGAATCGAGTGGGGGATCGCTGCGGGGATAGCCTTTTCACTTTTTGTTTTTATTTACCAGAGCAGCAAGCCCCACATTGCCGAGCTCGGCTACGTGGACGATCTGGGGCTGTATCGGAACGTGTCACGGTTTGATAAAGCTCGTACTTTTGCAAAAACCTTGATTTTAAGGATTGATTCGCCGCTTTATTTTGCTAATATGGAGTTTATAAAGGAATATCTGCACGACCAGATGGTCAGAAAGGCAGACCTGAAACACGTGATCCTTGATTTTTCCGGGGTGAACGATGTGGATGCCATTGCACTCGATGAACTGGAGGAGTGGATCCGCTCGGAGCGGGAGAACCACCAGGTGGAAACGACGCTGGTGAATGTGAAAGGTCCTGTTAGAGACCTTCTTGCAAAAGCGGGATGGGTTAACAAATTCGGCCCGGGCATCCAGTATCCGTCCATCGACCAGGCTTTGACCGGTCTTCAGGTAAATCAGCAGTAA
- a CDS encoding carbonic anhydrase, giving the protein MELKDLKRKNIEFQEKWLKDDPEFFERLNEGQHPEFLVLACSDSRVCPSTVMDAEPGHMFIHRNIANQVVHDDDSFGASLYYALVHLKVKYILIKGHTGCGGVQAAWNDNREEGLQNWLKHVKESLPTDRESREWTSEKLCKYNVLYQVTKLKEHPVYQEHGQGVPIIGALYNLASGELDVFDQDTLISAAGKKEEER; this is encoded by the coding sequence GTGGAATTAAAAGATCTGAAACGTAAAAACATTGAATTTCAAGAGAAATGGCTGAAAGATGATCCTGAGTTTTTTGAACGCTTAAATGAGGGGCAGCATCCGGAGTTTCTCGTTCTTGCCTGCAGTGACTCCCGCGTGTGTCCGTCGACGGTAATGGACGCGGAACCGGGGCATATGTTCATTCACAGAAACATTGCCAACCAGGTTGTTCATGACGATGACAGCTTCGGGGCGAGCCTGTACTACGCTCTTGTGCACCTGAAAGTAAAGTACATTCTGATTAAAGGACACACCGGCTGCGGCGGGGTCCAGGCGGCGTGGAACGACAACCGGGAAGAAGGTCTTCAGAACTGGCTCAAGCATGTGAAAGAAAGCCTTCCGACTGACCGTGAGAGCCGTGAGTGGACGTCTGAGAAGCTTTGTAAGTACAACGTTCTTTACCAGGTCACGAAGCTCAAGGAGCACCCTGTGTATCAGGAGCACGGTCAGGGTGTGCCGATCATCGGTGCCCTTTACAACCTGGCGAGCGGCGAGCTTGACGTGTTCGACCAGGACACGCTGATTTCGGCTGCGGGTAAAAAAGAGGAGGAACGTTGA
- a CDS encoding class I SAM-dependent methyltransferase yields MAGERFDPAKADLLLAPDRKAMIDAEWVADLIEIKEGDTAADLGAGNGYFTLPLASRTKNDVYAVDVEPEMLGLLGVRAMDRGFENVGLLEATLEDIPLPDACVNGLVAAFVMHEVPDRVKAFAEMRRMMKPGGKGAIVEWKREEFTKGPPLHERLESDTLVREAHEADLTVSEIINLDHVYVILIRN; encoded by the coding sequence ATGGCAGGGGAACGATTTGATCCGGCAAAGGCAGACCTGCTGCTCGCACCGGACCGGAAAGCAATGATTGATGCGGAGTGGGTCGCTGATCTGATTGAAATAAAAGAAGGGGATACCGCTGCCGATCTTGGTGCCGGAAACGGCTACTTTACTTTGCCCCTGGCGTCCCGGACAAAAAACGATGTGTATGCCGTTGATGTTGAACCGGAGATGCTCGGCCTCCTAGGGGTCCGTGCTATGGATCGGGGCTTTGAGAATGTCGGCCTTCTTGAAGCCACCCTGGAGGACATTCCTCTTCCGGATGCATGCGTGAATGGTCTTGTTGCGGCGTTTGTGATGCACGAGGTGCCTGACCGGGTGAAGGCGTTCGCTGAGATGAGGCGGATGATGAAGCCCGGAGGAAAAGGGGCCATTGTTGAATGGAAGAGAGAAGAATTCACGAAAGGGCCGCCCCTTCACGAACGGCTGGAGTCTGACACGCTGGTAAGGGAAGCCCACGAAGCGGACCTGACGGTGTCAGAGATCATTAATCTGGATCATGTGTATGTGATTTTAATTCGTAATTAG
- a CDS encoding YheC/YheD family protein — translation MSEKIMDMVTVGITVGRRALRNLLKQKPGFRILKTLEAGQEEGLSVFYFNGSCVNVADETIDGVYFDVEKQEWRTGAFSYPDVIYNRGGGGIFSSASSKAKEFQEQIAAQNIPSINYLKGFNKMEVYKLLKKDQNLRSFLPKTKRVRNIRVLTDFFEKEDAGYVKSFNGRKGEQVIKVEKEGPSFVYRYYKEQLFTGRAATLKELYESISGILNNKPFLIQSAIDLMRFNNRVTDMRAELQRNGDHELEIVAVCSRVSQEGSPITTHSESFRYDEFLKENLQFSEEEFLEVDKRIKAFLIDCYEVLEQHYGEVGELGIDFALDRNGRIWFIESNAHSAKVSVVKAYGDEVVEKVFKNPLRYGRSLVLGNKTR, via the coding sequence GTGAGTGAGAAGATAATGGATATGGTCACCGTTGGAATTACCGTTGGGAGACGGGCGCTTCGCAACCTGTTGAAGCAGAAGCCGGGGTTTCGTATTTTAAAAACGCTGGAGGCCGGTCAGGAAGAAGGACTGTCTGTTTTTTATTTCAACGGAAGCTGTGTAAATGTAGCAGATGAGACGATTGATGGGGTTTATTTTGACGTGGAAAAACAGGAATGGAGGACGGGTGCGTTTTCGTATCCGGATGTGATTTATAACCGGGGTGGAGGGGGGATTTTTTCATCTGCGAGTAGTAAGGCAAAGGAGTTTCAGGAACAGATTGCAGCACAAAACATTCCATCCATCAATTACCTCAAAGGGTTTAATAAGATGGAAGTGTATAAGCTTCTTAAAAAGGACCAGAATCTCCGCTCCTTTCTGCCTAAAACGAAAAGAGTCCGCAACATTCGGGTACTCACTGATTTTTTCGAGAAAGAAGATGCAGGGTATGTGAAGTCGTTTAACGGGCGCAAGGGAGAGCAGGTGATTAAAGTCGAGAAGGAGGGCCCTTCTTTTGTTTACCGGTATTATAAGGAGCAGCTTTTTACTGGAAGGGCGGCTACCTTGAAGGAGTTATATGAGAGTATTAGTGGGATTCTTAATAACAAACCGTTTCTGATTCAGAGTGCAATTGATTTGATGCGTTTCAACAACCGGGTGACGGATATGAGGGCGGAGCTCCAGCGCAACGGAGATCATGAACTGGAAATTGTGGCGGTTTGCTCGCGGGTTTCCCAGGAGGGCTCGCCGATCACGACCCATTCCGAGAGCTTTCGTTACGATGAGTTTTTAAAGGAGAACCTGCAGTTTTCTGAAGAGGAATTCCTTGAAGTGGATAAGCGGATCAAGGCTTTTTTAATCGATTGTTATGAGGTGCTGGAGCAGCATTACGGTGAAGTGGGGGAGCTTGGAATTGACTTTGCCCTTGACCGGAATGGCCGGATCTGGTTCATTGAGTCTAATGCCCATTCGGCTAAAGTATCGGTTGTTAAAGCTTATGGGGATGAAGTAGTGGAAAAGGTGTTCAAAAATCCTCTCCGTTATGGGAGGAGCCTCGTTTTGGGTAACAAAACAAGATGA
- a CDS encoding YheC/YheD family protein, producing METYCFGVMVTKNVLNRMVAEQNAIERDHDLIAASKKVGIDIYFFSPESIDHEAGTVTGTCYDHENKCWIQKKGIQFPKVLYRRVAGGIIQRDSKLDKLLKKQKVHIINRASGFNKWSVHKKLNYSPDIRPFLPETILLSKSSDVKNMLDKYNRVYLKGVQGGRGRQVMMVESTGDGYEYSVFKKELVKESVGSFPVLMKKIRKFYRKQKVIIQEPINLLTFKDRLVDIRVEVQKDGMNRVNAVSPCVRLGNSNAPITTHATSYPLVTFLKEKLKFSEKEIKRLTSEIDNLVKTVINELEKHDGPCGEVGIDLGVDKNKKLWFIESNSRSLKVSLVKAYGRKKLQEAYEMVLEYAKFVCSNMEKQREEETGEVQPANDSLKEGNKKEKRKKKKVKKDQDNRRRKKVAEDENKRMTEKAPGKTDLAEAVEASEKKVETGSKGKKSRRHEKDLEEAPVQTDLVETVEASDKKAQKGSKGKKSERHEKDLEEARVEPALEEAPVQTDLVETVEASEKKVQKGSKGKKSKRLKREKLKEQKDVETLREEEEGVEETAAKEDESVKKSESTKRTVEQDNVVSFEAVKEQKAERGAIKGRRRKNRVKKQEESVKHSEKLAMILEQQKEMLKSRKENQKKRITSKDLLVMRMKVVNGYRWADD from the coding sequence ATGGAAACGTACTGCTTTGGAGTTATGGTAACAAAGAATGTGTTGAATAGGATGGTAGCTGAACAAAATGCGATTGAGAGAGATCACGATTTAATTGCCGCCAGTAAGAAGGTGGGAATTGATATTTATTTTTTTTCACCTGAAAGTATTGATCATGAGGCAGGGACTGTGACAGGAACTTGCTACGATCATGAAAATAAATGCTGGATTCAGAAAAAAGGAATTCAATTCCCTAAAGTATTGTACCGCAGGGTAGCCGGGGGGATCATTCAAAGAGATTCGAAATTAGATAAATTACTGAAAAAACAGAAAGTTCACATTATTAACAGAGCCAGTGGATTTAATAAATGGAGTGTGCACAAAAAGCTGAATTATTCTCCAGACATCCGCCCGTTTTTACCGGAAACGATACTACTCAGTAAATCTTCTGATGTAAAGAATATGCTTGATAAATATAACCGTGTGTATTTAAAAGGAGTCCAGGGCGGTCGCGGGAGACAGGTGATGATGGTAGAATCGACCGGGGATGGGTATGAATACAGTGTATTTAAAAAGGAGCTCGTTAAGGAGAGCGTAGGATCATTCCCGGTGCTTATGAAGAAGATCAGGAAGTTTTATAGAAAACAAAAGGTGATTATCCAGGAGCCGATTAATCTTTTGACATTTAAAGACCGGCTGGTTGATATTCGGGTCGAAGTTCAAAAAGACGGGATGAACAGGGTGAATGCCGTATCTCCTTGTGTGCGGCTGGGAAACAGCAACGCGCCGATTACGACACACGCTACGAGCTATCCTCTGGTTACATTTCTGAAAGAGAAGCTTAAGTTCAGCGAGAAGGAGATTAAGCGGTTAACGTCGGAAATAGATAATCTTGTAAAGACGGTCATTAATGAATTGGAAAAGCATGACGGACCTTGCGGAGAAGTGGGCATTGACCTCGGTGTGGATAAAAATAAGAAGCTCTGGTTTATTGAAAGTAATTCCAGAAGTTTGAAGGTTTCCCTTGTAAAAGCCTATGGCAGAAAGAAGCTGCAGGAAGCGTATGAAATGGTACTTGAGTATGCAAAGTTTGTGTGCAGCAACATGGAAAAACAGAGGGAAGAGGAGACGGGAGAAGTTCAACCAGCCAATGATTCTCTTAAAGAAGGTAATAAAAAAGAGAAAAGGAAAAAGAAGAAAGTAAAAAAAGATCAGGACAATAGAAGACGAAAGAAGGTTGCTGAGGATGAGAATAAGAGAATGACTGAAAAGGCGCCGGGGAAAACGGACCTTGCAGAGGCAGTCGAAGCGTCGGAGAAGAAGGTAGAAACAGGAAGTAAGGGAAAAAAGAGCAGGCGGCATGAAAAGGACCTTGAAGAGGCTCCAGTGCAAACAGACCTTGTAGAAACAGTCGAAGCGTCAGACAAGAAGGCACAAAAGGGCAGTAAGGGGAAAAAGAGTGAGCGGCATGAAAAGGACCTTGAAGAGGCGCGAGTGGAACCGGCTCTTGAAGAGGCTCCAGTGCAAACAGACCTTGTAGAAACAGTCGAAGCGTCAGAGAAGAAGGTACAAAAGGGCAGTAAGGGGAAAAAGAGTAAACGGCTTAAGAGAGAAAAGTTGAAAGAGCAGAAAGATGTGGAAACATTACGGGAAGAAGAAGAAGGAGTGGAAGAGACAGCTGCAAAGGAAGATGAGTCTGTGAAAAAGTCGGAAAGTACGAAAAGAACAGTGGAACAAGATAATGTCGTATCTTTTGAGGCAGTGAAGGAACAGAAAGCAGAGAGAGGTGCCATTAAAGGCAGACGCAGAAAAAATCGTGTGAAAAAGCAGGAGGAATCTGTCAAGCATTCTGAGAAGCTGGCGATGATTCTTGAACAACAAAAGGAGATGCTGAAAAGCCGGAAGGAGAATCAGAAAAAGCGGATTACGAGTAAAGACCTTCTGGTCATGCGGATGAAGGTGGTAAATGGATACAGGTGGGCCGATGATTGA
- the nhaC gene encoding Na+/H+ antiporter NhaC: MSVETVNKKEREPQVSRLEAVVVILMILGTIGVSLVYLGAQPHVPIFMVILLLALFNAAKKQPWVFVEEGLIKGVKSGIIPIIIFMLIGILIAVWMQAGTIPTLIAYSFQVIFTEYFLPSVFVVTAVVGMAVGSSFTTASTIGIAFMTLGSILGIDLAMVAGAVVSGALLGDKMSPLSDTTNLASSVCKVDLFEHIRHMMWTAVPAFLISLILFFFIGRAQETTATSEVNEWIATLAANTHVTVIALIPALVMGVLAIRKTPAIPTMIAGIVSGFIVAVILDGQLAAANWMVLVQDGFTASTGTEDIDTLLTRGGIQDMMWATSLLILALGMGGILSRLNIIDSLISAIRSLVNSRGKAVLSTTLSAIGINVSLGEQYMSVVLTGEAYEKQYRELGLKGKHLSKTLEAGGTVVNPLIPYGVSGVFMASVLEVPVMAFLPFAFFCLLCPVITIIYGFTGISMNDGGGGASAAKTEHKATA, encoded by the coding sequence ATGAGTGTGGAGACGGTGAATAAAAAAGAGCGTGAGCCGCAGGTGAGCCGCCTGGAGGCTGTGGTTGTTATTTTAATGATTTTAGGAACGATTGGGGTGTCACTCGTCTATCTTGGCGCTCAGCCTCATGTACCGATCTTTATGGTCATCCTTCTGCTGGCGTTGTTTAACGCAGCAAAGAAGCAGCCTTGGGTGTTTGTGGAAGAGGGTCTTATCAAAGGTGTGAAGTCGGGGATTATTCCGATAATCATTTTTATGCTTATTGGTATATTAATAGCAGTATGGATGCAGGCGGGAACCATACCGACACTGATTGCGTACAGCTTTCAGGTGATTTTCACGGAGTACTTCCTGCCGAGTGTGTTTGTGGTGACGGCTGTTGTCGGGATGGCTGTGGGAAGTTCGTTTACAACAGCATCCACGATCGGGATTGCGTTTATGACGCTCGGGTCGATTCTTGGAATAGATCTGGCCATGGTGGCCGGTGCGGTCGTATCCGGTGCTCTGCTTGGTGACAAAATGAGCCCGCTGTCTGATACGACGAACCTTGCGTCAAGTGTGTGTAAGGTCGATTTGTTTGAACACATCCGTCATATGATGTGGACAGCGGTGCCGGCCTTCCTGATCAGTCTGATATTGTTTTTCTTTATCGGACGGGCCCAGGAAACTACGGCTACTTCTGAAGTGAATGAGTGGATTGCAACGCTCGCAGCAAACACCCACGTAACAGTTATTGCTCTTATTCCTGCACTTGTGATGGGGGTGCTGGCGATCCGCAAGACCCCTGCGATACCGACCATGATTGCAGGTATCGTAAGCGGATTTATTGTGGCTGTTATTTTAGACGGGCAGCTGGCTGCAGCGAACTGGATGGTCCTTGTACAGGACGGGTTTACTGCGTCTACGGGTACGGAGGACATTGACACGCTGCTAACCCGTGGCGGTATTCAGGACATGATGTGGGCCACGTCCCTTCTCATTCTTGCGCTGGGAATGGGTGGTATTCTTTCAAGGCTGAACATTATTGACAGTCTGATCAGTGCGATCCGTTCACTAGTAAACAGCAGGGGAAAAGCGGTTCTCTCTACGACTTTGAGTGCGATCGGTATTAACGTAAGCCTTGGGGAGCAGTACATGAGTGTGGTGCTTACAGGTGAGGCATACGAGAAGCAGTACCGGGAGCTTGGGCTGAAAGGAAAGCATTTGTCGAAAACGCTGGAAGCGGGAGGCACCGTAGTCAACCCTCTTATACCGTATGGGGTGAGCGGTGTTTTTATGGCGAGTGTCCTTGAAGTTCCCGTTATGGCATTCCTGCCGTTTGCGTTCTTCTGCCTCCTGTGCCCGGTCATTACGATCATCTACGGCTTTACAGGGATCAGTATGAATGATGGTGGAGGAGGCGCTTCAGCTGCCAAAACGGAACACAAAGCAACAGCATAA
- the mreBH gene encoding rod-share determining protein MreBH, whose product MFSTTQIGIDLGTANILVYTKNKGIVLNEPSVVAIDLNTKTVLAIGNEAKNMVGKTPENIVAIRPLKDGVIADYQVTTEMLKEIMKKVSKKLGFSVRKPSVVVCTPSGSTSVERRAIHDAVKNCGAKHVDLIEEPVAAAIGADLPVEEPIANVVVDIGGGTTEVAIISFGGVVSCNSIRVGGDQMDEDIVHYVRKHYNLLIGDRTGEQIKMNIAYALVDHEELTMDVRGRDLVTGLPKTISLSSTEIQGAIRESLLSILEAIRATLEDCPPELSGDIVDRGVILTGGGALLNGIQDWLSEEIVVPVHVAPNPLEAVAIGTGRSLNVIHKLQKAVR is encoded by the coding sequence ATGTTTTCAACTACTCAGATTGGTATTGATTTAGGGACGGCAAACATTTTAGTATATACAAAAAATAAAGGAATCGTTCTTAATGAACCTTCCGTTGTTGCTATTGATCTTAACACAAAAACGGTACTTGCCATCGGTAACGAAGCGAAAAACATGGTCGGAAAAACACCCGAAAACATCGTAGCGATCCGCCCCCTTAAAGACGGGGTTATTGCTGATTACCAGGTAACGACTGAAATGCTTAAAGAAATTATGAAAAAAGTAAGCAAAAAGCTGGGGTTCTCTGTGCGTAAACCGAGCGTTGTTGTCTGTACCCCATCTGGTTCAACTTCCGTAGAGCGCCGGGCAATACACGATGCGGTTAAAAACTGTGGTGCAAAACACGTGGACCTTATTGAAGAGCCCGTTGCTGCAGCGATTGGTGCCGATCTTCCTGTTGAAGAGCCGATCGCCAACGTCGTTGTTGATATCGGTGGCGGTACAACAGAAGTGGCGATCATCTCCTTCGGCGGCGTTGTATCCTGCAATTCCATCCGTGTCGGTGGTGACCAGATGGATGAAGACATCGTTCACTATGTGCGTAAACACTACAACCTTCTTATCGGAGACCGTACAGGTGAACAGATCAAAATGAACATTGCCTATGCCCTTGTTGACCATGAAGAACTTACCATGGACGTTCGGGGCCGTGACCTTGTAACCGGGCTTCCGAAGACCATTTCACTAAGTTCCACTGAAATTCAAGGTGCCATTCGCGAATCCCTTCTTTCAATTCTTGAAGCGATCCGTGCTACACTTGAAGACTGTCCTCCGGAGCTCAGCGGTGACATCGTTGACCGCGGTGTCATCCTTACAGGAGGCGGCGCATTATTGAACGGCATTCAGGACTGGCTCAGCGAGGAAATCGTTGTCCCTGTTCACGTAGCACCAAACCCACTGGAAGCTGTCGCAATCGGAACCGGACGTTCACTAAACGTCATCCACAAACTTCAAAAAGCAGTACGCTAA
- a CDS encoding acyl-CoA dehydrogenase family protein: protein MRENKDLFLLTTEQIKRNDTIETLLPLFKERAKELDEKAEFPFENFSDLKEAGLTKLVVPHRFGGEEASLTDYLLVQEKVSQGDGATGLSLGWHNGLIMQLRETGKWSEETFAKLCVEVMENGVLVNTIATEPATGSPARGGKPETTARPVDDGYEITGKKTFASLAPVLDYFIVTATVEPDGAVGEFLVPRNSPGLSIEESWDTLGMRATRSDDLILDGVRVSDDAWVAKRHPGHGSGPQGWLLHIPACYIGIAKAARDEAVRFAKEYQPNSLDHPIKEVPEVRRKTAEMDLKLMQARHFMYHVAKLWDEYPDRRQDLGAELAAVKTTATNSAVEVVDIAMRIVGGHSLKKSNPLERYYRDVRAGLYNPPSDDITMMILGKKAYDPEV from the coding sequence ATGAGGGAGAACAAGGACTTGTTTTTGTTAACCACTGAGCAAATTAAACGAAACGATACGATTGAAACCCTTCTTCCGCTATTTAAAGAACGGGCAAAGGAGCTGGATGAAAAAGCGGAGTTTCCGTTTGAAAATTTCTCGGATTTAAAGGAAGCAGGGCTTACAAAACTGGTGGTGCCGCATCGGTTTGGTGGTGAGGAAGCGTCTCTTACGGACTATCTTCTCGTACAGGAAAAAGTCTCGCAAGGCGATGGTGCCACGGGGCTTAGTCTCGGCTGGCATAACGGACTCATTATGCAGCTGAGGGAAACGGGGAAGTGGTCTGAAGAGACATTTGCGAAACTTTGCGTGGAAGTGATGGAGAATGGTGTGCTCGTAAATACAATTGCAACCGAGCCGGCAACGGGAAGCCCTGCAAGAGGCGGGAAGCCTGAAACAACAGCACGCCCGGTGGATGACGGGTATGAAATTACCGGGAAGAAGACATTCGCTTCTCTGGCTCCGGTTCTTGATTATTTTATCGTGACTGCAACTGTGGAACCGGACGGGGCTGTAGGAGAGTTCCTAGTTCCGAGGAACAGCCCAGGACTCAGCATTGAGGAATCGTGGGATACTCTCGGGATGCGGGCTACGAGAAGTGACGATCTGATTCTGGATGGGGTCCGGGTCTCTGATGATGCCTGGGTTGCGAAGCGTCACCCGGGTCACGGAAGCGGACCGCAGGGCTGGCTTCTGCACATTCCTGCCTGTTACATTGGCATTGCAAAGGCTGCCAGAGACGAAGCAGTCCGTTTCGCCAAAGAATATCAGCCGAACAGCCTGGATCATCCCATTAAAGAAGTACCCGAAGTGAGGCGTAAAACGGCGGAGATGGACCTGAAGCTTATGCAGGCAAGGCACTTTATGTATCACGTGGCGAAGCTTTGGGATGAGTATCCTGATCGGCGCCAGGATCTTGGAGCTGAGCTTGCAGCAGTGAAGACAACCGCCACAAACTCAGCTGTAGAGGTAGTCGATATCGCCATGCGTATCGTGGGAGGGCACAGTTTGAAGAAGTCGAATCCTTTGGAACGCTATTACAGGGACGTGCGGGCCGGCCTTTACAACCCGCCGTCAGATGACATTACGATGATGATTCTCGGGAAAAAAGCGTACGACCCAGAGGTATAG
- a CDS encoding DinB family protein, whose translation MIDYRIVPKVNYTEKIGVLVSMLEHTRAVTLNEIAGLTQYQLDHIPGKKANSIGSLLLHIASIEFVHQIVSFEKRDLTENEYALWRTPLELGAAARNKIKNNPPEYYLKKLSDVRDETLARLKTKDDRWLFEDNKWENGVAYNNYYLWFHVLEDEISHRGQIRTIKKQV comes from the coding sequence ATGATTGACTACAGAATTGTTCCAAAAGTAAATTACACCGAAAAGATTGGCGTGCTCGTTTCGATGCTTGAACACACGAGAGCTGTAACCCTCAATGAGATTGCCGGTCTCACACAGTATCAGCTCGATCACATCCCCGGTAAAAAAGCGAATTCGATCGGCTCCCTTTTGCTGCATATCGCCTCGATCGAGTTTGTTCACCAGATCGTCTCATTCGAAAAAAGAGATCTCACCGAAAATGAATACGCCCTCTGGAGAACCCCTCTTGAACTCGGGGCAGCCGCCAGAAACAAAATCAAAAATAACCCTCCTGAATACTACCTGAAGAAGCTAAGTGACGTCAGAGACGAAACACTGGCCCGGCTGAAAACAAAAGACGACCGCTGGCTTTTTGAAGATAACAAGTGGGAAAACGGTGTGGCCTACAACAACTACTACCTCTGGTTTCACGTATTGGAAGACGAAATCAGCCACCGCGGGCAGATCAGGACCATAAAAAAACAGGTATAG
- a CDS encoding DUF3221 domain-containing protein, with protein sequence MNPKYSILFIAIIFLTACGTNGSSSEGSANVIEGRIVEIKETSILVVEDITEAKAIELTSDTLMDAEAGAAYWFSDAENAQELQEGLLVRVKTGAIAESYPAQGKALSVEVVEE encoded by the coding sequence ATGAATCCAAAGTACTCTATCCTCTTTATCGCAATCATTTTTTTAACAGCCTGCGGGACAAATGGAAGCAGCTCAGAGGGGTCGGCAAACGTTATCGAAGGACGAATTGTGGAAATTAAAGAAACATCTATTTTGGTAGTCGAAGACATTACTGAGGCAAAAGCTATTGAACTTACAAGCGACACCCTCATGGACGCCGAAGCCGGGGCCGCCTACTGGTTCAGCGATGCGGAAAATGCACAAGAGCTTCAGGAAGGCCTGCTCGTCCGGGTAAAAACCGGCGCCATCGCCGAAAGCTATCCCGCCCAGGGAAAAGCCCTGTCAGTGGAAGTTGTAGAGGAATAA